In Armatimonadota bacterium, one DNA window encodes the following:
- a CDS encoding PQQ-binding-like beta-propeller repeat protein, with protein sequence MRAKGSFMLDRVLRTAAVVVTAALAAATAAPARSADWPMYRNGPQRLNHSAEAFTPPLSLVWKFTTEASRRRVPPVIAGDRVFVAAGSTVYGLDLATGAQLWRYDAGSTVLGAPSYAEGKVFLGADNGKVIALSAADGTEAWAVAMARFVRAAPVVADGVVYAASLDQRVTAIDAETGAQRWTVRLTDEVWGAPAVQGDLLVVTTADAQVFGLDTDDGRTRIRFTVPRRRALMHSAVVTDDAIYVAGRAELRALSLRGTQRWALDVSSFVAGAPAFADGRLYLALVDGRVLAVDTQKGAVLWTFDFHTPMSAAPTVVGDVVIMGAVGGTVYAVDAATGTPRWRYLARPPGLAAGVDAAFDLVAPAVFANGSLYVVWDDGTLARFDTQGSDPAPPTIAMLTPADSQVTGVSVPKTIGAQVFDEESGLDLASLEMTLDGAKVEADYDPYTGYFTHGVGEDAGAVALPSGWHVVTVSARDQRGNVASRLWRFEAVPGGEATEIAPSFYQPALTTPGALPQAPGSTPYSPTYAPFGAASPSAGPTPPLPAYRLMR encoded by the coding sequence ATGCGCGCGAAGGGGTCGTTCATGCTGGATCGCGTACTGCGCACAGCAGCAGTGGTGGTGACTGCGGCCTTGGCGGCGGCGACCGCCGCGCCCGCTCGCAGCGCCGATTGGCCGATGTACCGCAATGGGCCGCAGCGCTTGAACCACAGCGCCGAAGCCTTCACTCCGCCCTTGAGCCTGGTGTGGAAGTTCACGACCGAGGCCTCCAGACGGCGCGTGCCCCCGGTGATCGCGGGCGACCGGGTATTTGTCGCCGCCGGGTCCACCGTGTATGGGCTCGACCTCGCTACCGGCGCGCAGTTGTGGCGGTATGATGCCGGGTCCACCGTCTTGGGCGCTCCCAGCTACGCCGAGGGCAAGGTCTTCCTCGGCGCTGACAACGGCAAGGTCATTGCGCTGAGTGCGGCGGACGGCACGGAGGCGTGGGCGGTGGCGATGGCGCGCTTTGTGCGGGCGGCGCCGGTGGTGGCGGACGGGGTGGTGTATGCGGCGTCGCTCGATCAGCGCGTGACGGCGATTGATGCCGAAACCGGGGCACAGCGATGGACGGTGCGGTTGACCGACGAGGTATGGGGGGCGCCCGCGGTGCAGGGCGACCTGCTGGTCGTCACCACCGCGGACGCGCAGGTGTTCGGCCTCGATACGGATGACGGGCGCACGCGCATCCGGTTCACCGTCCCCCGCCGCCGCGCGCTGATGCATTCCGCGGTGGTGACCGATGACGCCATCTATGTCGCGGGCCGGGCCGAGTTGCGGGCGCTGAGCCTGCGCGGCACCCAGAGATGGGCGCTCGACGTGAGTTCCTTCGTGGCGGGCGCTCCGGCCTTCGCCGATGGGCGCCTCTACCTGGCGCTGGTGGACGGCCGGGTGCTGGCGGTGGACACGCAGAAGGGGGCAGTGCTGTGGACCTTCGACTTCCACACCCCGATGTCGGCCGCGCCCACGGTGGTGGGCGATGTGGTCATAATGGGTGCCGTCGGCGGGACCGTGTACGCGGTGGATGCCGCGACCGGAACGCCGCGCTGGCGCTACCTGGCGCGGCCGCCGGGCCTGGCGGCGGGGGTGGACGCAGCCTTCGACCTGGTGGCGCCGGCGGTCTTCGCCAATGGTTCGCTGTACGTGGTGTGGGATGACGGAACCTTGGCGCGGTTCGATACTCAGGGCTCGGACCCGGCCCCGCCGACGATCGCGATGCTGACCCCGGCCGATAGCCAAGTCACCGGCGTCAGCGTGCCGAAGACGATTGGCGCCCAGGTGTTCGACGAGGAGAGCGGTCTCGACCTGGCCAGCCTCGAAATGACGCTCGACGGGGCCAAGGTCGAGGCCGACTATGATCCTTACACCGGGTACTTCACCCACGGCGTCGGCGAGGACGCGGGCGCGGTTGCGCTGCCCTCGGGATGGCATGTGGTGACCGTTAGCGCACGCGACCAGCGCGGTAATGTCGCGTCCAGGCTGTGGCGGTTCGAGGCGGTGCCCGGGGGCGAAGCAACGGAGATCGCACCCAGCTTCTACCAGCCGGCGCTCACCACCCCCGGCGCGCTCCCGCAGGCGCCGGGCTCCACACCCTATTCGCCTACGTACGCTCCCTTCGGGGCCGCGTCCCCTTCCGCGGGACCGACGCCTCCGCTGCCGGCATACCGGCTCATGCGGTAG